From a region of the Pseudoxanthobacter soli DSM 19599 genome:
- a CDS encoding Rrf2 family transcriptional regulator, which produces MSRDTRFSDVLHIMLHMEQAEGLLTSDVLARSMGTNPAVFRRTMAGLREAGLVRSERGHGGGWQLARPLREITLLDVYEALGRPHLFAIGNRSQHAECLIEKNVNAVMVDTMAEAATLFVTRFKEITLDQIAPRRPVNACAHQDG; this is translated from the coding sequence ATGAGCCGAGATACCCGCTTCTCCGACGTTCTCCACATCATGCTGCACATGGAGCAGGCGGAGGGATTGCTGACGTCGGATGTGCTGGCCCGGAGCATGGGAACCAATCCGGCCGTGTTCAGGCGCACAATGGCGGGGTTGCGCGAGGCGGGGCTGGTTCGTTCCGAGAGGGGGCACGGTGGGGGATGGCAACTCGCGCGCCCCTTGCGCGAGATCACCCTTCTGGATGTTTATGAGGCGCTTGGCCGGCCCCATCTTTTCGCCATCGGCAACCGCAGCCAGCATGCCGAATGCCTGATCGAGAAGAACGTCAACGCGGTGATGGTGGATACCATGGCCGAGGCCGCGACCCTTTTTGTCACGCGCTTCAAAGAGATCACGCTCGACCAGATTGCTCCGCGCCGCCCGGTGAATGCCTGCGCACATCAAGACGGATGA
- a CDS encoding class I SAM-dependent methyltransferase has product MDHKRAPFLNPAAVASYTADTPRKVPGLADLHRMVMLLLAEGAPGNAHMLVVGAGGGLETRAIAEAQPGWRFTGVDPSPAMLDLARQALTPFAGRVDLLQGTIDQAPAGPFDGATCLFTLHHLDLNERLKTLAGIRRRLAPGTRLVVAQHAPPSPSPERWMALSAAFSDREGPDWDKATATGRMMTERLPLLTPAREENMLRDAGFTDVELYYAAFSFRGWVGTAS; this is encoded by the coding sequence ATGGATCACAAGCGTGCGCCCTTTCTCAACCCCGCCGCCGTTGCCTCCTACACCGCCGATACCCCTCGAAAGGTACCGGGGCTGGCCGACCTCCATCGCATGGTGATGCTGCTTCTTGCGGAAGGGGCGCCGGGAAACGCGCATATGCTCGTTGTCGGCGCGGGAGGCGGCCTGGAAACCCGAGCGATCGCCGAGGCGCAGCCGGGCTGGCGGTTCACCGGCGTCGATCCTTCACCTGCCATGCTGGACCTTGCACGCCAAGCGCTCACGCCGTTTGCGGGCCGTGTCGATCTGCTCCAGGGCACCATCGATCAGGCACCCGCAGGCCCGTTCGACGGCGCTACGTGCCTTTTCACGCTGCATCACCTCGACTTGAACGAGCGACTGAAGACGTTGGCGGGTATTCGGCGCCGTCTTGCGCCGGGAACCCGGCTTGTGGTCGCGCAGCATGCGCCGCCTAGTCCTTCCCCGGAGCGCTGGATGGCGCTTTCGGCCGCCTTCAGCGATCGCGAGGGCCCCGATTGGGACAAGGCGACAGCCACCGGCCGGATGATGACAGAGCGCCTGCCATTGCTGACGCCGGCCCGGGAAGAAAATATGCTGCGCGACGCCGGTTTTACGGACGTGGAGCTATATTATGCCGCCTTTTCCTTCCGCGGCTGGGTCGGAACGGCTAGCTAG
- a CDS encoding site-specific tyrosine recombinase XerD — protein MRGIHHLEAFLEMLSAERGAAANTLAAYRRDIEDFGAFLAARKRGLSEAGAEDVSAYLASLAVAGLATATQARRLSALRRFHRFLYGEGVRGDDPTALAEAPKKRRALPKILSAEEVLAMLTVAAAEAGNAERPPARRLVAARLAALIEVAYATGLRVSELVGLTNAAARPDLAMLTVRGKGGKERIVPLSDRARAAIAAYVALRDAAPGAGRRWLFPAESESGHLTRQSFGRDLKWLASAAGVPPAKVSPHVLRHAFASHLLAGGADLRVVQALLGHADIATTEIYTHVLDERLKALVNEHHPLATREAAGPAAGG, from the coding sequence ATGCGCGGCATCCACCACCTCGAAGCCTTCCTGGAAATGCTCAGCGCCGAGCGCGGCGCGGCAGCGAACACGCTGGCGGCCTACCGGCGCGACATCGAGGATTTCGGCGCCTTCCTCGCCGCGCGAAAGCGCGGCCTTTCGGAGGCCGGCGCCGAGGACGTCTCCGCCTATCTCGCCTCGCTCGCGGTGGCGGGCCTCGCGACGGCGACCCAGGCCCGGCGGCTTTCGGCGCTGCGGCGGTTCCACCGCTTCCTCTATGGCGAGGGCGTGCGCGGCGACGATCCGACGGCACTCGCCGAGGCGCCGAAGAAGCGGCGGGCGCTGCCGAAGATCCTGAGCGCGGAAGAGGTCCTGGCGATGCTGACCGTCGCCGCCGCCGAGGCCGGCAACGCGGAGCGGCCGCCCGCCCGCCGGCTCGTCGCGGCGCGCCTCGCCGCGCTGATCGAGGTCGCCTACGCCACGGGCCTGCGCGTGTCCGAACTCGTCGGCCTCACCAACGCGGCCGCCCGGCCCGATCTCGCCATGCTGACGGTGCGCGGCAAGGGCGGCAAGGAGCGCATCGTGCCGCTCAGCGACCGGGCGCGGGCGGCGATCGCGGCCTATGTTGCGCTGCGCGACGCGGCGCCGGGCGCGGGCAGGCGGTGGCTGTTCCCGGCCGAGTCCGAAAGCGGCCACCTGACGCGCCAGAGCTTCGGCCGCGACCTGAAGTGGCTCGCCTCGGCCGCGGGCGTGCCACCGGCCAAGGTCTCGCCCCACGTGCTGCGCCATGCGTTCGCGAGCCACCTGCTGGCCGGCGGCGCCGACCTGCGCGTGGTGCAGGCGCTGCTGGGCCACGCCGATATCGCCACCACGGAAATCTACACCCACGTGCTCGACGAACGGCTGAAGGCGCTCGTCAACGAGCACCACCCGCTGGCGACGCGGGAGGCGGCTGGCCCGGCCGCGGGCGGCTGA
- a CDS encoding electron transfer flavoprotein-ubiquinone oxidoreductase: protein MANGEALEARESADYDVVIVGAGPAGLAAAIRLKQLAEAAGSEVSVVVVEKGSEVGAHILSGAVIDPIGLDRLLPDWRSDPDRPLKTEVREDRFLWLGPAGGIPLPNALMPPLMNNHGNFIGSLGEVARYLGAQAEALGVEIYPGFPAAEVLYGAGGEVVGIATGDMGIAKDGHHKAEFARGMELRGRYVLFAEGARGSLTKQLVARFKLDEGRDPQKYGIGIKELWQVAPDRFKPGLVQHSFGWPLDNRTGGGSFLYHFGDGLVSVGFVVHLNYDNPTLSPFDEFQRFKTHPAIRDTFEGGKRLSYGARAITEGGFQSVPKLVFPGGALIGCAAGFVNVPRIKGSHNAVLSGMMAAETAFTALAEGRGGDTLDAYEAAWRTSDIGRDLKPVRNVKPLWSRFGTAVGIALGGLDMWCQTLTGWSPFGTLRHGKPDSDTLIPLAELPARRRKTYAKPDGKLTFDRLSSVFVSNTNHEEDQPSHLVLADPSIPIDRNLPVYGEPARLYCPAGVYEVVYADEAARTGPRFVVNAQNCVHCKTCDIKDPARNITWTPPEGGGGPNYPNM, encoded by the coding sequence ATGGCGAACGGTGAGGCGCTCGAGGCGCGCGAAAGCGCCGATTACGACGTTGTGATCGTCGGTGCCGGCCCGGCCGGGCTTGCGGCCGCGATCCGGCTGAAGCAGCTCGCCGAGGCCGCGGGAAGCGAGGTCTCCGTCGTCGTTGTGGAGAAGGGGTCCGAGGTCGGCGCCCACATCCTGTCCGGCGCCGTGATCGATCCCATCGGGCTCGACCGCCTGCTGCCGGACTGGCGCAGCGATCCCGACCGTCCGCTGAAGACCGAGGTGCGCGAGGACCGGTTCCTGTGGCTCGGCCCGGCCGGCGGCATTCCGCTGCCCAACGCCCTGATGCCGCCGCTGATGAACAACCACGGCAATTTCATCGGCTCGCTCGGCGAGGTCGCCCGCTATCTCGGCGCGCAGGCCGAGGCGCTGGGGGTCGAGATCTATCCGGGCTTCCCGGCCGCCGAGGTGCTCTATGGCGCGGGCGGAGAGGTGGTCGGCATCGCGACCGGCGATATGGGCATCGCCAAGGACGGTCACCACAAGGCGGAATTCGCCCGCGGCATGGAACTGCGCGGCCGCTACGTGCTGTTCGCCGAGGGCGCGCGCGGTTCGCTGACCAAGCAGCTCGTCGCCCGGTTCAAGCTCGACGAGGGACGCGATCCGCAGAAATACGGCATCGGCATCAAGGAGCTCTGGCAGGTCGCGCCGGATCGCTTCAAGCCGGGCCTGGTGCAGCACAGTTTCGGCTGGCCGCTCGACAACCGCACCGGCGGCGGCTCGTTCCTCTATCATTTCGGCGACGGGCTGGTGTCGGTCGGCTTCGTCGTCCACCTCAACTACGACAACCCGACTCTTTCGCCGTTCGACGAGTTCCAGCGCTTCAAGACCCATCCGGCGATCCGCGACACGTTCGAAGGCGGCAAGCGCCTGTCCTACGGCGCGCGCGCCATCACGGAGGGCGGCTTCCAGTCGGTGCCGAAGCTCGTGTTCCCGGGCGGAGCCCTGATCGGGTGTGCCGCCGGCTTCGTCAACGTTCCCCGCATCAAGGGCAGCCACAATGCCGTGCTGTCCGGCATGATGGCGGCGGAGACGGCGTTCACCGCCCTCGCCGAAGGCCGCGGCGGCGATACCCTCGACGCCTACGAGGCGGCGTGGCGCACGTCGGACATCGGACGCGACCTGAAGCCGGTGCGCAACGTCAAGCCGCTGTGGTCGCGGTTCGGAACGGCCGTCGGCATCGCGCTCGGCGGGCTCGACATGTGGTGCCAGACCCTGACCGGCTGGTCGCCGTTCGGCACGCTCCGGCACGGCAAGCCGGACAGCGACACGCTGATCCCGCTCGCCGAGCTGCCGGCGCGCCGCCGCAAGACCTACGCGAAGCCCGACGGCAAGCTCACGTTCGACCGGCTGTCCTCGGTGTTCGTGTCGAACACCAACCACGAGGAAGACCAGCCCTCGCACCTCGTTCTCGCCGACCCCTCGATCCCGATCGACCGCAATCTTCCGGTCTATGGCGAGCCCGCCCGGCTCTACTGCCCGGCCGGCGTCTACGAGGTGGTCTATGCGGACGAGGCGGCGCGGACCGGGCCGCGCTTCGTGGTGAACGCCCAGAACTGCGTCCACTGCAAGACCTGCGACATCAAGGACCCCGCCCGCAACATCACGTGGACGCCGCCCGAAGGCGGCGGCGGGCCGAACTATCCCAACATGTGA
- a CDS encoding MDR family MFS transporter, with translation MTQTASRPSASAPVQLSHADIRSILIGIMLAMLLAALDQTIVATALPTIGHSLGDMDDMPWVVTAYLLAATAVTPLYGKFSDIHGRRTALLIGIATFVIGSIACAVAPSMLVLIVARAVQGLGGGGLISLAQTIIADVLPPKERARYQVYIAGVFMTSSLAGPVLGGFLSEHLHWSVIFWINVPLGAAAYLLAGKALRKLPINHRPHRLDVLGAVLMTVATIALMLGLSWGGVRMPWSSAPVLSAFAVALVFSVLFAVRLARADEPLIPAALLRNGVVCMGTAAACFGMGTFIGLSIYLPVYFEIGLGLNASGSGLAMMPLMVSTVVGATIAGRAITMVARYKRIPIAGLVLAVVATAMMATFATVMPVWLVGVTTAVIGLGLGTVLPVTTIAVQNAVEPHQLGTATGLMNFFRQLGGAIIVAAFGAIVLADSGRAALGGTEGVSAASLTPRELLSVFPHVFAAAALGFACSLLFLILMKEMPMRGSSRRETHAAFAD, from the coding sequence ATGACCCAGACCGCATCCCGCCCCTCCGCAAGTGCCCCCGTGCAGCTTTCCCACGCCGATATCCGGTCGATCCTGATCGGGATCATGCTGGCGATGCTGCTGGCCGCGCTCGACCAGACAATCGTGGCAACGGCCCTGCCGACGATCGGCCATTCTCTCGGCGACATGGACGACATGCCGTGGGTGGTGACGGCGTACCTGCTGGCGGCGACCGCGGTGACGCCGCTCTACGGCAAGTTCAGCGACATCCACGGGCGCCGGACCGCGCTGCTTATCGGCATTGCCACCTTCGTTATCGGCTCCATCGCCTGCGCGGTGGCTCCGAGCATGCTGGTGCTGATCGTCGCCCGCGCGGTCCAGGGTCTCGGCGGCGGCGGACTGATCTCGCTCGCCCAGACCATCATCGCCGACGTGCTGCCCCCGAAGGAGCGGGCGCGCTATCAGGTCTATATCGCCGGCGTGTTCATGACCTCGAGCCTCGCCGGCCCGGTGCTCGGCGGCTTCCTGTCGGAGCACCTGCACTGGTCGGTGATCTTCTGGATCAACGTGCCGCTCGGCGCGGCCGCCTATCTCCTCGCCGGCAAGGCGCTGCGGAAGCTTCCGATCAACCACCGCCCGCACCGCCTCGACGTGCTCGGCGCCGTCCTGATGACGGTCGCCACCATCGCGCTGATGCTGGGGCTGAGCTGGGGCGGCGTGCGGATGCCGTGGTCGTCCGCGCCGGTGCTGTCGGCGTTCGCCGTCGCCCTGGTGTTCTCGGTGCTGTTCGCCGTCAGGCTCGCGCGGGCGGACGAGCCGCTGATCCCGGCCGCCCTTCTGCGCAACGGCGTGGTGTGCATGGGCACGGCGGCCGCCTGCTTCGGCATGGGCACCTTCATCGGCCTCAGCATCTACCTGCCGGTCTATTTCGAGATCGGCCTCGGCCTCAACGCCTCCGGCTCCGGTCTCGCGATGATGCCGCTGATGGTCTCCACCGTGGTGGGCGCCACCATCGCCGGCCGCGCGATTACGATGGTCGCCCGGTACAAGCGCATTCCCATTGCCGGGCTCGTGCTCGCGGTCGTTGCCACGGCGATGATGGCCACGTTCGCGACCGTCATGCCGGTCTGGCTCGTCGGCGTCACCACCGCTGTCATCGGCCTCGGGCTCGGCACCGTGCTGCCGGTCACCACGATCGCGGTCCAGAACGCGGTCGAGCCTCACCAGCTCGGCACCGCCACGGGGCTGATGAACTTCTTCCGCCAGCTCGGCGGCGCCATCATCGTGGCGGCGTTCGGCGCGATCGTGCTGGCCGATTCGGGGCGGGCGGCGCTCGGCGGAACGGAGGGCGTCAGCGCGGCCTCGCTGACGCCGCGCGAACTCCTGTCGGTGTTTCCGCACGTGTTCGCGGCCGCTGCGCTCGGCTTCGCCTGCTCGCTGCTGTTCCTCATTCTCATGAAGGAGATGCCGATGCGCGGCTCCTCCCGGCGCGAGACGCACGCGGCCTTCGCGGACTGA
- a CDS encoding L,D-transpeptidase codes for MKSDRDPADMPTRVPSQPAEAGAEAASQTPGRTALVAFSRRAFVAGLPLLAAACISRPASYDIRTDPRYIAAYGPMPNERFPIPAVNIARIEPQFLRRVVDFTGDEAPGTIVIETEHRFLYLVLEPGKALRYGIGVGKEGMAFRGRAVIGRKAEWPNWTPTRNMMALNPDLRAYAGGMGPGLGNPLGARALYLARGGRETNYRIHGTNEPWTIGHAVSSGCIRMINQDVIDLYNRVPVGTKVVVLE; via the coding sequence ATGAAAAGCGACCGCGACCCTGCCGACATGCCCACCCGCGTTCCCTCGCAGCCAGCGGAAGCCGGCGCAGAGGCCGCGTCCCAGACGCCCGGCCGCACTGCCCTGGTGGCCTTCAGCCGACGCGCGTTCGTCGCCGGCCTCCCGCTGCTGGCAGCCGCCTGCATCAGCCGACCTGCGAGCTACGACATCCGCACGGATCCGCGCTATATCGCGGCTTACGGACCGATGCCGAACGAGCGCTTCCCGATCCCGGCCGTCAACATCGCCCGGATCGAGCCGCAATTCCTGCGCCGCGTGGTGGACTTCACCGGCGACGAAGCGCCCGGCACCATCGTGATCGAGACCGAGCACCGCTTCCTCTATCTGGTGCTGGAGCCGGGCAAGGCGCTGCGCTACGGCATCGGCGTCGGCAAGGAGGGCATGGCGTTCCGCGGCCGTGCCGTGATCGGCCGCAAGGCCGAATGGCCGAACTGGACGCCGACCCGCAACATGATGGCCCTGAACCCGGACCTTCGCGCCTATGCCGGCGGCATGGGACCCGGTCTCGGCAATCCGCTCGGCGCCCGCGCGCTCTATCTCGCCCGGGGTGGCCGGGAGACCAACTACCGCATCCATGGCACCAACGAGCCCTGGACCATCGGCCACGCCGTTTCCTCCGGCTGCATCCGCATGATCAACCAGGACGTGATCGATCTCTACAATCGCGTTCCGGTGGGCACCAAGGTCGTGGTGCTCGAATAA
- a CDS encoding response regulator transcription factor yields MSAGIEADIAGGHERRLVVIVDDDPAVCHSLRFALEIEGYEVRLYNDADAFLAEHPRPGDGCLVIDYHLPGMNGLDLVAHARAIQPDVCAILITTEPTSRVRAQAVAAGVPIVEKPLFGNTLAEAIRRSFPAMPPPLGA; encoded by the coding sequence ATGAGCGCCGGCATCGAGGCCGATATCGCGGGGGGGCACGAACGGCGCCTGGTCGTCATCGTCGACGACGATCCCGCCGTCTGTCACTCGCTGCGGTTCGCGCTCGAGATCGAAGGCTACGAGGTGCGGCTCTACAACGACGCCGACGCCTTTCTCGCGGAGCACCCCCGCCCCGGCGACGGCTGTCTGGTGATCGATTATCACCTTCCCGGCATGAACGGCCTCGACCTCGTCGCTCACGCCCGGGCGATCCAGCCGGACGTCTGCGCCATCCTGATCACGACCGAACCGACCAGCCGCGTCCGGGCCCAGGCCGTAGCGGCCGGCGTGCCGATCGTGGAGAAGCCGTTGTTCGGCAATACGCTCGCCGAGGCTATCCGGCGCTCGTTTCCGGCCATGCCACCGCCCCTCGGCGCCTGA
- the fixJ gene encoding response regulator FixJ, which translates to MSLDAQGRDGHRPGAGHSPLVHVIDDDDAVRDSLSFLLASAGFAVSAHESATAFLDVLPRLPADSGCIITDVRMPGLSGLDLLQRLKDVGLTIPVIVVTGHGDVPLAVEAMKSGAFDFFEKPFDDDILLSAVEAALDLNERNSRRRVEQAEIEVRLSALTTRERQVLEGLVVGQVNKTIAFDLGISPRTVEIYRANVMTKMQAASLSDLVRMALTASIIPTDDLSRS; encoded by the coding sequence ATGAGTCTTGATGCGCAGGGCCGCGACGGCCACAGGCCCGGGGCGGGGCATTCCCCGCTCGTTCATGTCATCGACGACGACGATGCGGTGCGCGATTCGCTGTCCTTCCTGCTCGCGAGCGCCGGTTTCGCCGTTTCCGCCCACGAATCGGCGACCGCCTTCCTCGATGTGCTGCCGCGCCTGCCGGCGGACAGCGGCTGCATCATCACCGACGTGCGCATGCCCGGCCTCAGCGGCCTCGACCTCCTGCAGCGCCTGAAGGACGTCGGCCTCACCATCCCGGTCATTGTCGTCACCGGCCACGGCGACGTGCCGCTCGCGGTCGAAGCCATGAAAAGCGGGGCGTTCGACTTCTTCGAGAAGCCGTTCGACGACGACATCCTCCTGTCGGCGGTGGAAGCGGCGCTCGATCTCAACGAGCGCAACAGCCGCCGGCGCGTCGAGCAGGCGGAAATCGAGGTGCGGCTGTCCGCGCTGACCACCCGCGAGCGCCAGGTCCTGGAAGGGCTCGTCGTCGGGCAGGTCAACAAGACCATCGCCTTCGATCTCGGCATCTCGCCGCGAACCGTCGAGATCTACCGCGCCAACGTCATGACCAAGATGCAGGCGGCCAGCCTGTCGGATCTGGTGCGCATGGCGCTGACCGCCTCGATCATCCCGACCGACGATCTCTCGCGGAGCTGA
- a CDS encoding PAS domain-containing sensor histidine kinase yields MVNGLNLAPEASAPVLDDPKTAMRRRVADYAVAIAGPAVAIAASSVLGAAAVGGAVFLFLGVAVVIAAGRGVGPGIVAIAASLVAGPAWLYHGVGFTGADTAVVTAFVIGCAAALRIALRLEGERRIAAARTRTLLAREAHLQSILDTVPEATIVIDAKGTMRSFSPAAVRLFGYTPEEAVGRNVSLLMPTPNRENHDNYLSRYLATGERRIIGIGRVVAGERKDGSTFPMELTVGEMRSPDGRFFTGFVRDLTERQETEARLQELQTELVHMSRLTAMGEMASTLAHELNQPLSAIANYLKGSRRILEKSPDSHAPMLRDALEKAAEQALRAGQIIRRLREFVTRGESERRVEALGKLIEEASALALVGAKELGIRVRFVFNPASDLVMVDKVQIQQVLLNLIRNAVEAMADSEKRDLVVYTAPAEEDMIAVKVADTGPGLAEEVREQLFQPFVTTKRHGMGVGLSISRTIIEAHGGRIWTEPNPGGGTVFSFTLRSVTAEDLADES; encoded by the coding sequence ATGGTGAACGGTCTGAATCTGGCCCCGGAGGCTTCCGCGCCGGTCCTCGACGATCCCAAAACGGCGATGCGCCGGCGGGTGGCGGATTATGCCGTCGCGATCGCCGGCCCGGCGGTGGCGATCGCGGCTTCGAGCGTCCTCGGTGCCGCGGCCGTCGGCGGTGCAGTCTTCCTGTTCCTGGGCGTCGCCGTGGTGATCGCGGCGGGGCGTGGCGTCGGACCGGGGATCGTGGCCATCGCCGCCAGCCTCGTCGCCGGGCCGGCCTGGCTCTACCACGGCGTGGGGTTCACCGGCGCCGACACCGCCGTCGTCACCGCGTTCGTGATCGGCTGTGCCGCCGCGCTCAGGATCGCGCTGCGGCTCGAAGGCGAGCGCCGCATCGCGGCGGCGCGCACACGCACGCTGCTGGCACGCGAGGCCCATCTGCAGTCGATCCTCGACACCGTGCCCGAGGCCACGATCGTGATCGACGCCAAGGGCACGATGCGCTCGTTCTCGCCCGCCGCGGTGCGGCTGTTCGGCTACACGCCGGAGGAGGCGGTCGGCCGCAATGTCAGCCTGCTGATGCCGACGCCGAACCGGGAGAACCACGACAATTATCTCAGCCGCTATCTTGCGACCGGCGAACGCCGCATCATCGGCATCGGCCGCGTGGTCGCCGGCGAGCGCAAGGACGGCAGCACCTTCCCGATGGAACTCACCGTCGGCGAGATGCGCTCGCCGGACGGCCGGTTCTTCACCGGCTTCGTCCGCGATCTGACGGAGCGCCAGGAAACCGAGGCGCGGCTGCAGGAACTCCAGACCGAACTCGTCCACATGTCGCGGCTGACGGCGATGGGCGAGATGGCCTCCACCCTCGCCCACGAACTCAACCAGCCGCTGTCGGCGATCGCCAACTATCTCAAGGGCTCCCGCCGGATCCTGGAGAAGAGCCCAGACAGTCACGCCCCGATGCTGCGCGACGCGCTGGAGAAGGCCGCGGAACAGGCGCTGCGCGCCGGTCAGATCATCCGCCGCCTGCGAGAATTCGTCACGCGCGGCGAGAGCGAGCGCCGGGTGGAAGCGCTCGGCAAGCTGATCGAGGAGGCGAGCGCGCTCGCCCTCGTCGGCGCCAAGGAACTCGGAATCCGCGTGCGGTTCGTCTTCAACCCGGCGAGCGACCTCGTCATGGTCGACAAGGTACAGATCCAGCAGGTACTCCTCAACCTGATCCGCAATGCGGTGGAAGCAATGGCGGACAGCGAGAAGCGCGATCTTGTCGTCTACACCGCTCCGGCGGAGGAGGATATGATCGCCGTCAAGGTCGCGGACACCGGTCCCGGCCTTGCGGAGGAGGTCAGAGAGCAGTTGTTCCAGCCGTTCGTCACCACCAAGCGCCACGGCATGGGTGTCGGTCTTTCGATCTCGCGAACGATCATCGAAGCCCATGGCGGCCGGATATGGACGGAACCAAATCCGGGCGGGGGAACGGTCTTCAGCTTCACTCTGCGATCCGTGACGGCCGAGGATCTTGCCGATGAGTCTTGA